The Hordeum vulgare subsp. vulgare chromosome 4H, MorexV3_pseudomolecules_assembly, whole genome shotgun sequence genomic interval CACTTCCTAGTAATACCTAAGCTTACACCCTACATCTCCTCTATGCACCAGTGCGTGTCAATGGGTTTGTTTGCAAGAACCCGATGGATGTCAACGCTGATGACTTCTTCAAGGCAGCCGCCCTCGACAAGCCTAGGGTGACCAACAAGGTTGGGTCCAACGTTACCTTGATCAACGTCATGCAGATTGCTGGACTCAACACCCTCGGCATCTCAATTGCACGCATCGACTATGCTCCTTTGGGTCAGAACCCACCACACACGCACCCTCGTGCCACTGAGATCCTCACGGTACTCGAGGGGACACTGTATGTCGGATTTGTCACGTCCAACCTGCCCGCCCCCAACAGAAACAAGTTCCTCTCCAAGGTGCTCAACAAAGGTGATGTGTTTGTCTTCCCCATGGGGCTCATTCACTTTCAGTTCAACCCCAACCCCCACCAGCCCGCCGTTGCCATTGCCGCGCTCAGCAGCCAGAACCCAGGGGCTATCACAATTGCCAATGCTGTTTTTGGGTCAGACCCAACAATATCAGATGATGTTCTTGCCAAGGCGTTTCAGGTGGAAAAGAATACAATAGATTGGCTCCAGGCTCAGTTCTGGGAGAACAACCAAAACTAAGTCAGGCATTGGGTGATTACCCGGAAGATTAGTGCATAAACCAAGGAATTAGTTAAGTTTCTAGACATGCATCATAAGCTGTAAAATTAATGGAGCATATGTCAGGCCGGTGTGTGTATGTAaacattgaatgcatttcttcctTCCAAATAATTGACAATACCATTTTTTTATCACACTGATATGATCTCATATGCTTTTTTGGTTATGATGTCTCGTATTTCTCACAACAAATCAAAATTTCGGTTCTTTTCCCCTTGTTCTAAAACAATAGATGATTAGGTTAAAAAAGAAACAATACACAATTATGTGGTAATTTAAATATGTTTGATGCTAGGGTTGAACACCTACGACTTTCTTGCAATACATGTGAAGTATGCGATGGTTGGAGCCCGATTGTGCTCAAGATTGAAACGTGAAAGTTGAGTGTGCGAAAGTTGCTTCCTTGAGTCGTTGTTCTGGTATCTCGCTTTCTGGTGCATGCAATAGGAAATTTACGGTTCCTATGTAATGTTTTAGATTCATGTTGGTTCAAACTCTTGCAAGTTCGATTGGCGGATGCTTTGATGGGAGTTAATGAGGTGATTCGTTTTATCAAAAAACTCGTAGCATTATTTGTTTTTCTTAAGTTGAGAACTAGAAATACTCCCTCGATTCCTAAATATAGATCTTTGTAGAGGTTCCTAcatggactatatacggatgtgtgtagacatattttagagtgtacgtTCACTCCTTtttctccgtatgtagtccatattaaaatctctagaaatacttatatttaagaaGAGAGGGAGTACGATTTTCACCAAGTTCTAGAACCTGGACATACCGGAGACCAGGTTCAAAAAATCAGCTCCATCAATATACAGAATAAACGATTATTACCTACccccttgcccccccccccccccccccaaaaaaaaacaGATTATAATTTGAGTTGCTTGTTTGTAACAAGCTTGTCATAGAAGTATTTTATCCCTAAAACGTACTTCGGCCTGCTTCCCATACATAAAGTCCAATGCTTACAAGGTGTGGAGGAAATCATCATACACGATGATGGAAGAAAGCTTGGCAAAACAAGCCAAACATGCTAACAAGCACATGAAGTGCACAATTAGATGCCTCCAACATGCCatcgagaggaagaacatgagaggtTGGACCAACTGAAGATTCAACTAGCACCACTGGCGACATTCAACCACGCGCCAGTTGGAGGAAAATGCTGGACTTCATCGCGCCATCGCCAGCCAATGGATGTCGAAGAGGACCATCTAACTAAAGCAAGGAACGTTGACTGCGAGCAGACATGATGAAAGGATGACGTTGTTGCGTGTAGAAGATAGGTGCAAGAAAAACCGTGAGTCACGGGAGGTGAGGTAGGGTCAATTGTTTCGTCATACCGTTCCAAACAAGCCACCACAAATGAAGGACAACTGCACTCACTAGTGACTCCTCGAAGAGGGTCACGACGCAATACGCCGCCACCATCCATCTGTATGTGCGCATAAGGGTTTTCACCTTGAGTTGAGAGGGCGAGAGAGCCATGGCGACGACCCCAAGAGGGACATGACTACCAAGACATCACGTTACCAGCACGGAGGCGTCGAGCTTTCGCTTGGACCACAACTCACACTTAGTCAAGGGGACTTGGGCCACCAGATCCACCATGATGGGCCCCAGACTCCAGATTAGGCTCGACCAGGCCCAAGCCCACGACCATGAACAGATCCAGTCGAGCCTAGTAGTGCCGACGAACCCACCTAACCATTCCGGGTGGGTGCAGGGAGGAGCTCATCGGTGGCGGAACCTCTCCCATGAGAGGTGATGGGCAACCACGTCATGTCTGACCACAGTCACCCCTCACAAGTCAACGACCATGATGCTGGTTGATCTGGGAAAACACCGACTTTTCGCAGAGTTCCGTTACCCAGTCATGAACCAGGTGAACCACGTTCCCACAAGCCACGCCTTGCAACCTCATGCCAACGGCTTGCTTCCGGCTGTGAGGGATAGCAGCGCCAAAAGTGTGAGGTCCTAGGAGCAACCCAGAGAGACCAGGGAGTGGAGTGGAGAGACGGGACACAACGCTGCTGCCTAAAGTAACCCCGGGCTTTGCTGTGCATGATGTTGATCGACGACGGTGTGGGAAGGATGAGAGTGTGGGGTCCTAGGGACGGCGGCCGAGATCGTCTCTCATGTCGTCCACGAGGATGATGTTGGGTCATGTATTTTTTGGATGCATTTTATTTGTCTGATGGGAACATATTTTTTGTATCAAAACTACCAACAACACTTAATGTAATTAACCATTTTAACACAATTTTGACCGAGTAATATCTTATTGATGTGATGATAACAGGGGCGGTACATATAATAGCTGTGTATTAGGTGCATTCATGCATGGAGTAACACACCTCTGACTTATTCCTCATTGACACATGCGTCATCTTCCAACCTAATATTTTTTTATATCACTAGATGACTCAAATTGCAAAGTTTTTCAGTTTATTTTTTCCATTGGTTTTGATGAATGGTAAGATATTGCATTATATCTCTGGCCACGCTTTTTACCATATGTATGTTAAGTTGTTAACGCACATCGCTAAATGTATAATTATGTGAATGTTCTTTTTATCCCATGACATATCTCGTGCATAGTGTTGTTCATGACTAATCCGGTGGCAAATATATAGTTTGCTTATGTTAGTGGCCACATCTTGAAAAGCTTGATTGCACGCATTCTGTAGCAACTTAAAATAATGGAGAGAATAGACCAAGCTAACAAGGTGACCTTTTCTAGGTAGAAAACGATTGCTTTACATAACTTCACATATCTCAACTGCTCTTTGATCTCGTGCGCATCAATTCTCACTATGACCAAGTATAAGTATATGGTACCTAATAAACTATGGTGGTGGTTGGTGCCTTTTCATGGAACCAACCCTGCATGCATTGTGCTGACTTGAATGAGATGGATAACGTAATTACTACTGATATGTACATAAAAAGATTCAGTAGCGCTTAAGCAAATTAAAAGCAAACTTGAGAAGTTTATGACAAAATTAATCAGAAGCCAATAGACAATTATATGATTATATGGTAATGTGCTCACAGGTTGCAATGTGCAAGCTGAATGTGCAAAAGTTGCTTCCTGGAGTCGTTGTTATGGTCTGCCTTTCCTGGTGCATGTCATAAGTAGTTTAcggtatttctatttttcttgagTGTTTTGTTTTAGCTTCCTTTTGGTTCAAAAATCTAAGTTTGATTGATCATTCCCCAGCAAACTTTTTTAGATATTTGACCCCACAATAAAACTATTATTTgagttctttttctaaccagcttGTGATAGAAGTAattaaatcatttgatgaaaactTCTTTCTATCTAAAACAGCCAACACACACCTCGAAGAAATTAATAAGTTTATGACTGGTTGCCCGACCTAGTCTAGTCATTGGATGAGTACTTACTGGTGCCGTGAACCTAGTCACGAAGGCAAACCAGATTGTTAGATTTATACACTGAACtggtcatgcatgataaaactctTAGCAAGAGGGTGTTGACTAGTCTTGCTAAGATCGTATGGAAACTTCCTGCtctccatcatcatgaccttTGTATCAACTCTCCTTTTGGTTGGGTATTTCGTGCATTAATGTCGCCGCTTCTTCCTGTAATTAAGTACTCAACCACTTCGAGAGACATCTGACAAAGTAAATATCGAATTGACATGTTGATAACGTACAGGGGCTGCTATAAATCCTCTAACTACTCCGTCGTCTTATGTTGCTGGATTTCATGACAAATATATTGGCAAATAATATATAGTTTCATAGTTTGAAAAGCGGGACTGCGCACATGATTCTATATCAACTTCTGGAAAGAACCTGTAGTAGTAGTCACTCTGTATGTCTTTAGAAGTCATGCAGACATGAATCAAGCGCATGTGCAAATAGGTGACTTTGTCTATGTCGGCCCCGAGTTAGAAAATGAGTGATTGCTTTACATGACATGGCTTTTCTCAACTGCTCTTTGACTGGTTTCGTACGCATTGGCTCCAACTATGACCAAGTATATGATATCTAATTTTACTAGTGTCAGATGTTTCTTGTCTTAATTAAATATCATTTTCTTGACAGTGATGTGTGGTGCATTTTCTAGGAATCAGTCCTGCATGCATTTCGGGACTCAGGTGAGATGGAGAAACATTCATAATTACTACTCAGCCGAACACATCACCACAGAGTAGCTATTATATGGCTGTATACCCTGCATTGCTTCTTTGAAGGAAAAACATGTCTTAAAAGGTAACTCATAAAGTTTATATAAAATAGTTTAATCAGCCATCATAGACCATTTCAATATGTTGGTCGGTTCCAGTTGGCCAAGTCTATTATTGCTCACGAGTTCATGCACTGCTTGCTGCGCCTATATAAACACATACATTCCCAGCATATCCAAACCATCACTCACGCCACAACCACAAACAGGAACACAAGACAAGGAAATCAATAAGATGGCATCCTCCTGTTCCTTCCTTCTCCTCGCTGCTCTTCTTGCGTTGGTCTCATGGCAGGCAACTTCCTCCGACCCTAGCCCACTCCAAGACTTTTGTGTGGCCGACATGCATTCACCAGGTACAGTACGGCTTCTTACCATGCTTTCACCAAATACATATGCTGAAATTAATTTCTAAAAATTATATGCATGTTCATATCACTTCCTAGTAATACCCAAGCTTACACTCTACATCTCCTCTATTCACCAGTGCGTGTAAATGGGTTTGTTTGCAAGAACCCTATGGATGTAAACGCTGATGACTTCTTCAAGGCAGCCG includes:
- the LOC123450104 gene encoding germin-like protein 8-5 yields the protein MASSPTFLLLVALFALISWQAVASDPGPLQDFCVADMHSPVRVNGFVCKNPMDVNADDFFKAAALDKPRVTNKVGSNVTLINVMQIAGLNTLGISIARIDYAPLGQNPPHTHPRATEILTVLEGTLYVGFVTSNLPAPNRNKFLSKVLNKGDVFVFPMGLIHFQFNPNPHQPAVAIAALSSQNPGAITIANAVFGSDPTISDDVLAKAFQVEKNTIDWLQAQFWENNQN